A genomic window from Bacillota bacterium includes:
- a CDS encoding cytochrome ubiquinol oxidase subunit I: MSFALYLYGWERLSPLAHWLTGIPVALGGAASSVLVVASNAWMQNPGGVELVPGLSLAGYRCRGSGAWWGRSTSPGR, from the coding sequence ATGAGCTTTGCCCTGTACCTGTATGGTTGGGAGAGGCTGTCGCCGCTGGCGCACTGGCTGACGGGCATCCCGGTGGCCCTCGGCGGCGCGGCGTCGAGCGTCCTGGTGGTGGCCTCCAACGCCTGGATGCAGAACCCCGGGGGAGTGGAGCTGGTGCCGGGCTTATCATTGGCGGGCTACCGGTGCCGCGGGAGCGGCGCGTGGTGGGGGCGGTCGACATCCCCGGGGCGCTGA